A genomic window from Paramormyrops kingsleyae isolate MSU_618 chromosome 23, PKINGS_0.4, whole genome shotgun sequence includes:
- the LOC111852281 gene encoding 1-acylglycerol-3-phosphate O-acyltransferase ABHD5-like isoform X1: protein MYWLPLVGTTALGTNAEMDAGSATAAAGGRSWRITSWLPSWCPTSPSQLRDAEEKMLQSIQNNFSKQHIPISKGNLIWTLLFNENDSCRTPLVLLHGFGGGVGLWTQNLDMLSKQRPVYALDLLGFGQSSRPEFSADATEAESQFVESIEEWRAEVGLETMVMLGHNLGGYLASVYALKYPSRVKHLILVEPWGFPRRPEAKERDRPVPVWIKAVGAAMSPFNPLAGLRLAGPLGPVLVQAIRPDFKQKYSSILSDNTVSHYIYHLNVQSPSGETAFKNMTVPYGWAKRPMLERVGLIRWDVPITVIYGSRSSIDSDSGSAIKDARPDSRVEIVVIRGAGHYVFADQPEDFNHQVNLICSTLDGQ from the exons GTCATGGCGGATAACCAGCTGGCTTCCATCTTGGTGCCCCACGTCACCATCCCAGCTGAGAGATGCAGAAGAGAAGATGCTGCAGT CGATACAGAACAACTTCTCCAAGCAGCACATCCCGATATCAAAAGGCAACCTGATCTGGACGCTGCTTTTCAATGAGAATGATTCCTGCCGGACCCCTCTGGTGCTTCTGCATGGCTTCGGGGGCGGAGTTGGGCTTTGGACCCAAAACCTGGACATGCTATCCAAGCAGCGGCCCGTCTACGCCCTAGACCTGCTCGGTTTTGGCCAGAGCAGCCGTCCGGAGTTCAGCGCTGACGCCACTGAAGCAGAGTCCCAGTTTGTGGAGTCCATAGAGGAATGGAGAGCCGAGGTCGGCCTGGAGACCATGGTCATGCTGGGGCACAACCTGGGTGGATATCTGGCCTCTGTCTATGCGCTCAAGTACCCTTCCAG GGTGAAGCACCTCATCTTGGTGGAGCCGTGGGGCTTCCCCAGGCGGCCGGAAGCCAAGGAGAGGGACCGTCCCGTCCCGGTGTGGATCAAGGCGGTGGGGGCCGCCATGAGCCCCTTCAACCCTCTGGCTGGCCTGCGGCTGGCAGGTCCGCTGG GCCCCGTGCTGGTCCAGGCCATCAGACCGGACTTCAAACAGAAGTATTCATCCATACTCAGCGACAACACGGTCTCCCACTACATCTACCACCTCAACGTGCAGAGTCCCAG TGGCGAGACGGCCTTCAAGAACATGACCGTCCCCTACGGTTGGGCTAAGAGGCCCATGCTGGAGAGAGTGGGCCTCATCCGGTGGGACGTCCCCATCACGGTCATCTACGGCTCCCGCTCCAGCATCGACAGCGACTCGGGCAGCGCCATCAAGGACGCCAGGCCCGACTCGCGCGTGGAGATCGTG GTGATTCGAGGCGCCGGCCATTACGTGTTTGCGGACCAGCCAGAGGATTTCAACCACCAAGTGAATCTCATTTGCAGTACCTTGGATGGACAGTAG
- the LOC111852281 gene encoding 1-acylglycerol-3-phosphate O-acyltransferase ABHD5-like isoform X2 produces MAAVALSRSWRITSWLPSWCPTSPSQLRDAEEKMLQSIQNNFSKQHIPISKGNLIWTLLFNENDSCRTPLVLLHGFGGGVGLWTQNLDMLSKQRPVYALDLLGFGQSSRPEFSADATEAESQFVESIEEWRAEVGLETMVMLGHNLGGYLASVYALKYPSRVKHLILVEPWGFPRRPEAKERDRPVPVWIKAVGAAMSPFNPLAGLRLAGPLGPVLVQAIRPDFKQKYSSILSDNTVSHYIYHLNVQSPSGETAFKNMTVPYGWAKRPMLERVGLIRWDVPITVIYGSRSSIDSDSGSAIKDARPDSRVEIVVIRGAGHYVFADQPEDFNHQVNLICSTLDGQ; encoded by the exons atggctgccgtagCATTGTCCAG GTCATGGCGGATAACCAGCTGGCTTCCATCTTGGTGCCCCACGTCACCATCCCAGCTGAGAGATGCAGAAGAGAAGATGCTGCAGT CGATACAGAACAACTTCTCCAAGCAGCACATCCCGATATCAAAAGGCAACCTGATCTGGACGCTGCTTTTCAATGAGAATGATTCCTGCCGGACCCCTCTGGTGCTTCTGCATGGCTTCGGGGGCGGAGTTGGGCTTTGGACCCAAAACCTGGACATGCTATCCAAGCAGCGGCCCGTCTACGCCCTAGACCTGCTCGGTTTTGGCCAGAGCAGCCGTCCGGAGTTCAGCGCTGACGCCACTGAAGCAGAGTCCCAGTTTGTGGAGTCCATAGAGGAATGGAGAGCCGAGGTCGGCCTGGAGACCATGGTCATGCTGGGGCACAACCTGGGTGGATATCTGGCCTCTGTCTATGCGCTCAAGTACCCTTCCAG GGTGAAGCACCTCATCTTGGTGGAGCCGTGGGGCTTCCCCAGGCGGCCGGAAGCCAAGGAGAGGGACCGTCCCGTCCCGGTGTGGATCAAGGCGGTGGGGGCCGCCATGAGCCCCTTCAACCCTCTGGCTGGCCTGCGGCTGGCAGGTCCGCTGG GCCCCGTGCTGGTCCAGGCCATCAGACCGGACTTCAAACAGAAGTATTCATCCATACTCAGCGACAACACGGTCTCCCACTACATCTACCACCTCAACGTGCAGAGTCCCAG TGGCGAGACGGCCTTCAAGAACATGACCGTCCCCTACGGTTGGGCTAAGAGGCCCATGCTGGAGAGAGTGGGCCTCATCCGGTGGGACGTCCCCATCACGGTCATCTACGGCTCCCGCTCCAGCATCGACAGCGACTCGGGCAGCGCCATCAAGGACGCCAGGCCCGACTCGCGCGTGGAGATCGTG GTGATTCGAGGCGCCGGCCATTACGTGTTTGCGGACCAGCCAGAGGATTTCAACCACCAAGTGAATCTCATTTGCAGTACCTTGGATGGACAGTAG